The genomic DNA AATGAAAATTGAACTGAAAAAACATGTGAAAACCAGTAACAGTACCAGGCTTCGGGTGTTTGCAATCCTTGTCAGTAATTTTCTAACGAGAATCTCAAAAATAGCTAAATTTTTTAAAATCTCAACAATCAGCATTATTATAAAAAGCAAAATTATTGTATCCCAGTTAATATAATTCAAGTAATCAAAACTGGGTTTTACAAAAAAACAAGATATAATAGCTAAAATTAATGATATGGAAAAGACAATTTCTTTTTTAAAAAAATCAATGCTTTTAGCTATCCCTTTATTCATAGTATCCGACGATATTAATCTGCATCCTCTTCCATTGTTTCAAGCAGGAAACTGACTGGTCTGAATCCGTCATTGCATGATATCATTGCAGATTTTTTATTTTTCATCCATCCGCCATAGAAATCTTCTGCACCATTGGCCAAACCCATTACAAAAGCTGATAAACTTTCCCACGCACTGTCACAGAATCCTTCCGGTTTTTGCCAGCCGTTTGCAATGAAAACCTGTCCTTCCTCAATATCGCACTCATGTTCCAATGGATTTTCATATTTGTCAATCAAGTCATCATGCCTGACTTTTCTCATGACTGTAATCTTAACTTTTTTCATAGTATCCCCAAATCACTGCTTTCATATCTGTTATGACCTTTAAGAGATTTTTTATATTTCCAGCATTTTATTGCCTCTTCGAGAGACTTGTCATCATTTTCCTCAAAGAAGTCCCGTATATATTGATTGTATTGAAATTGTTTATCAATCTTTGTTTTTTCCTTAGAATTTTGAATTTCAAAGTAAGCATCAATTGCATCACGATAGGTTTTATCAGGATTCGCTTTCAGCCATTTTTGAAATTTGACATTGAACTTGAAGGTTTTACCTATTTCATTTTCAAAAAATTCCCTCTTGTCTTGGCTGCATTTGAAATTTTCACCTAATTTTGAATCCAATGCGATTGTTGAATGAGATTTATTTGAAACTTGCCTAACCACAGGTTCTTTTAACTTTTCACCAGTTTTCAAATAATGAATTATCCTATTTTCCAAATCTTGCTTAGATCCGCTAATCTTCAAACCCTCGGACCTGCAAAAATCTTTTAGCTCCTCTTTTAGAAAATAGTACTCCTTAAACTCTTCAGCATTTAAATTTTTATTCAATTTTTGCATAATAATCCATTAAGATATTTAGTTACATCATAAATACTCTCAAAAAAACAGTTTAAAATGAATAAGGATAAATTTGATTAACAAATTTTGACACATCCTCATTCAAATACTAAAAACATAGGTCTGCAATATGCAGTCTAACACCTAATTAGATGTTATCTGATATTATGAACATCAAGATATATAAAAGTTACCATAGCCCATTTAAAGTTTAAAGCAATATTCATCTAAAAAATAATATTATACGATAGTTGCAATATTGATTTTAAAAATAAATAACGTATATATATTTTTAAGTAAAAACAGTTATTTCTAAAACACTGATATAATTTTTAAAAAAAAAAACATAGGTGTTTTTATGAATTGGAAAGAGCATTATAATGAAAACACTCCCATTAAAAATGGAGAAAATGTAATATGGCAGTTGAAAATTTAGTGCTTGCTATCTCTTATTTTTTCATGGCAAGTTACTACATATTGTTGGCTTTTAACTTGTTTGATTGCTAACAATCTATGATGTCAAATAGGAAGCCTAGTTGGATTCATCCGAAATTTTCCAATTTGATAAACTGACAATTTAGATGACAATTGGCTTTAATATGTGTTTTATAGCTTCCTTTTTACACATAGCCAATTGAACCACCCCATCCTATAGAGGATGGGGATTCCTGAATTATTTTCACTTAATAAGGTTAATTTAAGTATTTTATCAGGCCATCCCCGTTGAACCAGCGGTTTAGAATATTAATTGCTGCGTTTGTGTCCCTATCAAGTATTTTTCCGCATTTTGGACATTTCCAGTTGCGTTTTTTGACTTTTAACTCTTTGTTTATGTGTCCGCAGTGGTGGCATGTTCTGCTTGTGTTGTGTGGTTTTACGAATTGTACACCGTCTGCTCCGGGTTTGTAGAGTTGGAATTTGTCTTTTAATCTTTTTATGAATCGCGATAGAGGAAATATCATGTTTTCCTCCCCTCCAATTAAAATCTTGATAGTAGAGTAGTTTTCTTCAAAGACTATTGTATCATATTTTTTGACTAGATTGTAGGTTAATTTTTCAATGTAGTCATTTAATTGGTTTGTTCTTTTGTTGTACCATTTTTGTAGTCTTTTTTGTAGTTTTTTCCATCGCCTGCTCATGTTTCTGCATTTGGATATTAATCTGTTGATGTGTTTGATCATTTGGTTGTCATGGTCAACATCAAAGAATTCTTTTTGTCCTTCGCTTGTGACTAGCCATCCATTTTTGTTGGAATTGATATCACATCCAATGTGCTCTTCGGTTAATGGTAGTTGTTCTGGTGGTTGTGTTTTGATGTTGAATGATGCATAGTGGTTCAATCCATCATAATATACAGTGATGTTGTTGAATTTGGTGTCTGGACTGTTTAATAAATCCAAGTATTCTACGCTTGTGCTGAAGGTCACTTCACCATGTTTTCTTAAAGTTAGTGTGTTTTTTTCTACTGGTCTTTTGTCTTTTCGGATAGTTTGTCTGAAGCTAGGTCGTGTTTTCTTTTTAGAGTGAAATTTTGGAGGATTATGCCTTTTGCTTTTAAAACTGTTTTTAAACGCTTTATGCAAATCATCACGTGCCTGTTGAAGACTGGTGGACTCTGTTTCCTTCAGGTATGGTAACTCTTTTTTAGATTCGTTTAAAAATTGATTTAACTCATTTTTAGTTGGAATTTTATTACAATCACCATATTTGGCTTTATATTTATTTAAAAGTTCATTATGGGTTTTACGAGTACAACCATAGTTTTGTTTAAACATGACTTCTTGTTCGGGAGTTACATGAAGCTTAACAACCACACCTCGAATATACTCACCCATAAATCTCATTCCTCCAGTCCAATATATATACCATTTTCATTCATATCTAAAAAAAATGAAAAAACATCTACTCTTTTTTAAAACAACGATTAAAATCACATTTAATTGAATAATATCTCATTTATAATTACCCATATATAAAAAATATGAGAGAGCATTTGAAAAGTAATCGAATAACGAACTCAGAGCAATTTTTTAAAACCAAAACAATTTTTCATAATCAAAGCAATTATTTAATAATCCAATAACAAAAAAGTATACTGAACACAAATTCAAGACCCAAAATAGCCTCAAAAAAACGCAAATAAAATAAAACACAATAAAATTAATTAAAAAAGACAGTACCCCCAATAGTGCAATTCATCCACAACTTGCAGAAGTTGTGGTATTCTTGCATTTTAAAGATAAAAAAAATAGAGGATTTAACCTCTTGTTACAATACTGATAATGTCTCCGTCCTGTAGCTCATAATCACTGGCTACACGCATCTTTTTCCTTGCATCAACTGCATGCATGAACTTATCACCGATATCTGTATGAACGATGTAAGCCAATTCCTTAGGTGTTGAGCCTTTAGGAACTAAAAATCCGTCTGGCAAGACATTACCCTTTTGGTCTGTGTATTTGTTTTCATCCTGAACAGGATAAACAACAATTTGGTCCAGCAAGTCAAATATAGCATAGTTGAGTGCTTCCTGAACACCAGTACTTCCATAAACATCCAAAATGCTTGTTTGAATATATTCCAAACCATTGCGTTGAGCATCAGACAATTCTTCAGGCTTTAATATTTCAAAATGATCTTCACCGGACAAGTAACTGATTAATCCGCTTTCAGCTGCCTTTACAAGTGCAAGCTCTGAACCTGCAGAAGTTGGAATTACATTCGGATATTTTTCCTTGATTCTTCTGATGTTTTCAGCTGAAGTCGGCAGGTCAGCCTTGTTTGCAATAATCATCATCGGTTTTGCAATGTGTAAAATATTACGGGTTAAATCAATCAAATCCTGTTCTTCCCATTTGTTGTAATCAGGTTCAATTGTTCTTTTAGCTTCGATAATATCTTCAATAGCTATTCCGGTACCTGATAACTGATCAAAAAGTACTTTTGAAATATCGAGGTGTTCAGCACCTACCTTTCTTATAAGCCTGACCCAATTTTTAGATAATATTCCATACATCCACATTACTATCTCGTTTTCCAAAAATTCCAAATCTTCAAGAGGGTCATGGCTTCCCGCATCAACAGGATTTCCTTCAAGGTCTGTTGAGCCTGAAGCATCAATAACATTAATGAATACTTTAGCCTGCATTAAATCGTCTAAAAACTTATTACCTAATCCTTTTCCTTCATGTGCTCCCGGAACAAGACCCGCAACATCAATCATTTCAATTGGAAGCAATCTTTTTCCATCAACACATATTGAATTGTGAGGATTGCATGTCACACCTAACTCCTGACACGGACAATCTTTAATTACATGAGCAACTGCTTTATTCGCATCAATTGTTGTAAATGGATAATTTGCCATTTCTACAGCAGATGCAGTTGCTGAATTAAAAAAGGATGATTTTCCAACATTTGGTTTTCCACAAACTGCAATTTGAAGCATAATAATCACTTTTCAATAATAACATCATAATGTATGTATTCTAAATTATAAATAGTTTCAGAAGTAAAAGTAATATCAATGAAAGATGAAGAAATAGAACGTCCGCAGGCAATGAAAATTCGTCAGGGCATACAGGATGCAATGACATATTCCTTGCCGGACAAGAAATTTAATCCGAAAAATATCGATTTGGTTGAGATAGACATTGAATTAAATGATTTAAGCTGGAATTTTAATAATTTTAGGATTTTAAATCTGACTGACATTCATTTGGGCCAATGGATTAATCCGGAATACCTAGACGAATTAATAGACTACGTCAATACATTAAATGTTGATTTGATTACATTAACCGGAGATTACTTTTCATACGTTATTGAAGGCTATGAAGAATCCCTGGAAAATTCATTAAAGAAATTAGATGCTCCTTACGGTAAAGTTGGTGTTTTGGGAAATCATGACCATTGGATGAGTTCTGATAAAATCAGAGAAATATTTAAAAATTCAGACATTATTGACTTAAGCAATGATGTTATTACCCTTGAAAAAGATGGAGACCGCATTAACATTTGCGGTGTTGACAGCTGCACAGTCTGCGCTGATGATTTAGACAAGGTTATTGCAAAAATGCCTAAAAACATTCCAAACATTTTACTTGCCCACGAACCTGATTTTGCAAAGGAATCATCACAAACCAATTTATTTGACCTTCAAATTTCAGGCCATTCCCATGGAGGGCAATTTATCATTCCAAAATTTGAAACCACACCATTCAGAGGCCCTAACTCAACAAAATACCCAGTAGGACTATATAAAGTAGGAAATATGATTCAATACACAAGCAAAGGGCTTGGAACCAATTCATTCAGAGTTAGAATTAATTGCAAACCAGAAGTAACAATTATTACCTTAAAAACAACCAAAAAACATAAAATTGAGATAGAATGATTAAAAACAGATTAATCTCCTCATTAAGGACAATAATCACTACTCTATTATATATCCTAGCCAGTGCTGTCGCAATTTATGCAGTGGATTACATAAGCACTGATTTTACTGTTGGCCCCTGGTATAATGCATTCATCATTGTCATAGCGGTTGCAATTGCAAATGCACTTTTGTGGCCAATATTTAGACGTTTCCTGATGAAAGCAATCATATTTACATTAGGCATAGGATCACTATTCATTAACTCAATAATTTTCTATATCACATCTTTATTCATTCCCGGCGTTTCAGCAGGAGTTTATGGAGTCCTCCAAGTTCCAATCATGATGGCAATTGCCACCACATTCGTTACACACATTACCGACACAAATTACTACGACAGTTACCTGAAAAATATTTTAAGATATGCATTAAAGCAAAAAGCTGCATATAAAAAGAAATATCCTGGACTGATCATGCTTGAAATTGATGGTCTTTCAATAAACATCCTTAAAAAAGCAATTAATAAAGGCGTGATGCCCAACATTAAAAAATGGATAGATGACAAGTCACACACATTGAAGGGTTGGGAAACAGATTTATCATCACAGACCGGATCAAGTCAGGCCGGAATTCTCCATGGTAACAATAAGGACATTGTAGCTTACAGATGGGTTGAAAAAGAAAATAACAACAAAATTGTCGTTTCTGGAAAATTAAGCGATGCCCCCGAAATAGAAAAAAGAATAAGTGATGGGAACGGTTTGCTTGTTAACGGTATAAGTATT from Methanobrevibacter sp. includes the following:
- a CDS encoding transposase, coding for MRFMGEYIRGVVVKLHVTPEQEVMFKQNYGCTRKTHNELLNKYKAKYGDCNKIPTKNELNQFLNESKKELPYLKETESTSLQQARDDLHKAFKNSFKSKRHNPPKFHSKKKTRPSFRQTIRKDKRPVEKNTLTLRKHGEVTFSTSVEYLDLLNSPDTKFNNITVYYDGLNHYASFNIKTQPPEQLPLTEEHIGCDINSNKNGWLVTSEGQKEFFDVDHDNQMIKHINRLISKCRNMSRRWKKLQKRLQKWYNKRTNQLNDYIEKLTYNLVKKYDTIVFEENYSTIKILIGGEENMIFPLSRFIKRLKDKFQLYKPGADGVQFVKPHNTSRTCHHCGHINKELKVKKRNWKCPKCGKILDRDTNAAINILNRWFNGDGLIKYLN
- a CDS encoding metallophosphoesterase, translating into MKDEEIERPQAMKIRQGIQDAMTYSLPDKKFNPKNIDLVEIDIELNDLSWNFNNFRILNLTDIHLGQWINPEYLDELIDYVNTLNVDLITLTGDYFSYVIEGYEESLENSLKKLDAPYGKVGVLGNHDHWMSSDKIREIFKNSDIIDLSNDVITLEKDGDRINICGVDSCTVCADDLDKVIAKMPKNIPNILLAHEPDFAKESSQTNLFDLQISGHSHGGQFIIPKFETTPFRGPNSTKYPVGLYKVGNMIQYTSKGLGTNSFRVRINCKPEVTIITLKTTKKHKIEIE
- a CDS encoding DUF6434 domain-containing protein, whose translation is MQKLNKNLNAEEFKEYYFLKEELKDFCRSEGLKISGSKQDLENRIIHYLKTGEKLKEPVVRQVSNKSHSTIALDSKLGENFKCSQDKREFFENEIGKTFKFNVKFQKWLKANPDKTYRDAIDAYFEIQNSKEKTKIDKQFQYNQYIRDFFEENDDKSLEEAIKCWKYKKSLKGHNRYESSDLGIL
- a CDS encoding redox-regulated ATPase YchF, which encodes MLQIAVCGKPNVGKSSFFNSATASAVEMANYPFTTIDANKAVAHVIKDCPCQELGVTCNPHNSICVDGKRLLPIEMIDVAGLVPGAHEGKGLGNKFLDDLMQAKVFINVIDASGSTDLEGNPVDAGSHDPLEDLEFLENEIVMWMYGILSKNWVRLIRKVGAEHLDISKVLFDQLSGTGIAIEDIIEAKRTIEPDYNKWEEQDLIDLTRNILHIAKPMMIIANKADLPTSAENIRRIKEKYPNVIPTSAGSELALVKAAESGLISYLSGEDHFEILKPEELSDAQRNGLEYIQTSILDVYGSTGVQEALNYAIFDLLDQIVVYPVQDENKYTDQKGNVLPDGFLVPKGSTPKELAYIVHTDIGDKFMHAVDARKKMRVASDYELQDGDIISIVTRG
- a CDS encoding TIGR04076 family protein — its product is MKKVKITVMRKVRHDDLIDKYENPLEHECDIEEGQVFIANGWQKPEGFCDSAWESLSAFVMGLANGAEDFYGGWMKNKKSAMISCNDGFRPVSFLLETMEEDAD